AGACGGCGCAAGCATTAGCAGATCCGAACACTCGGCTGAATATGCCGTGAACCGCGTCTCGTAAATGGCTTCGAGTATACCGTCCGATATGAGCTTATTAGAATCTCCGTCAAAACAGATAGAGCCGTGTTTCAACGCCAACACGCGATTGCTGAGAGCTATCGCCTGATTGATGTCGTGAGTCACGGCGATGACTGTGACGCCGCGATCCTTATGCATTCGTTTCAGAAGCTCTGAGCATTCCACATGGTGCTTATAATCTAGGAAAGCAGTCGGCTCGTCGAGCAGGAGCAGCTTTGCGCCCTGGACAAGCGCGGCGGCGACGAACGCCATCTGCTTCTCACCACCGCTCAAGCTGTCGATGTCTCTAGTAGCAAACTGATCGATTCCCACTTCGCGAAGAGTCTTCTCAACGATGGTCCTGTCTTCTCGAGAAATCAAAGTGAACGGGCTCAGATATGGGTAGCGTCCCATCAGCACAAACTCCTCGACTGTGAACGGGAGCGAGCGTCCGCCGGGCTGTGGGACATAGCCAATGAGTGTGGCGAGCCTGCGCTGGCTAAGCTTGTACACTGGCGCACCGAAGAGGGTGATCTCGCCTGTCCACCCGGTAAGCACTCTGTTCAGACATTTGATGAGCGTGGACTTACCTGCACCGTTGGGGCCGATGATCGAAACGAATTCGCCCTCGTCCACTCTGAAAGACACATCCGCAAGTATGGGATTCTTGTCGTAGGCAAACCCCAGGTCGCGGACATCCAGCACACAACTCATTATTTGCGGCTCCATTCGATCTCGGGGTGAATTGCTCTGGCAATGTCTTCCAGGGTCTCGATGAACCTAGGACCGGGCACGACGACGTAGTCACTTGTAAGCGTATAAACCCTGTTGTTCTTCACGGCCGATACGTGGGACAGCGTGTTCCATTCGCCGACAGACTTCTCGATCCGGTTCTTCCCCTTGCCCGGGGCGAGATCGATAATGATGTCCGGGTTGAGCCTGGTTATTCCTTCTCCTGAAAGCGCGGGGGTCTTAGCGATGTTGCTATCGTAGGCGTTTCTGCCTCCGGCAATACCGATGATCTCATCGTAGAAGTTGTTCTTGCCGGCAACGTATATCTCGCTGACTCCTCCGCCCATTGACCGTCCGATGGAGATCAGCACGCTCGGTCGGTTCAAGCCCTTGGTCCGCCTCTTTACTTCATCGATTCTGCCCTGAATGCCTGAGACCAGTTTGTTAGCTCTATCATCAGCGCCAATGGTGTGCCCAATCTTTGTGATGGAGGCGATGATGCCGGGAATAGTGTTCTGGTTCACCGTGAGCACGCGCAGACCAAGATCAGTGAGCTTCTTCGCTGATTCCTTGTTTTCCACCGTGACTATAACGAGATCCGGCTTGAGCCTTACGATGGCCTCGAAGTTGGGGTCGATGTATCCGCCGATCTTAGCGATCTTCTTCGCCTCCGGCGGATAGCAGCAATAACGTGTCACTCCTACCAGCCTATCACCGGCCCCGAGAGCGAACACCGTCTCAGTTATGCTGGGAGCAAGTGAGACGATCCGATTTACGGCTGCGGCCTGACGAGTGAGGTGATGGCCGAAATCAACCTGCGCCTGCCTGGCGGCGTACATTCCGACGCAGACCAGCACAATAACAAGCAATATTGGAAGGAGCTTTCTCATAGCCTAGCTCTCGATTCCGGCTCGCGCGAGCACACCTTGAGTATAATAGTGCTTCACCTCACGCATTTCCGTGACGAGATCAGCACGCTCGACGATGCGATCATCGACATACCTGCCGGTGATTACCAGCTCAACATGCTCCGGCTTCGTATCGATGATCTCCAGCAGTTCGTCAACGCTGAATAGGTTGTAGTAGGTGGCAATATTGGCTTCGTCCATGATGACAAGCCCATATTCGCCCGATGCAACTGCACGACGCACTTCGTCCAGCCCCTGTCTGGCGACAAGCACATCATCCATCTCCGGTTCATTGCGAATGAAGCAGCGTCTCCCGAACTGCTTCAGTGTGATCTGGTCCGACAGCTTAGCGAATGAATGCAGCTCGCTGTAATCCATGCCTTTCACGAACTGACCGATGAACACTCTCATGCCCGCGCCTGCAGCCCGCATTGCGAGCCCTAGCGCGGCTGTCGTCTTGCCCTTACCGTTGCCGGTATATACTTGAACAT
The Armatimonadota bacterium DNA segment above includes these coding regions:
- a CDS encoding ABC transporter ATP-binding protein, whose protein sequence is MSCVLDVRDLGFAYDKNPILADVSFRVDEGEFVSIIGPNGAGKSTLIKCLNRVLTGWTGEITLFGAPVYKLSQRRLATLIGYVPQPGGRSLPFTVEEFVLMGRYPYLSPFTLISREDRTIVEKTLREVGIDQFATRDIDSLSGGEKQMAFVAAALVQGAKLLLLDEPTAFLDYKHHVECSELLKRMHKDRGVTVIAVTHDINQAIALSNRVLALKHGSICFDGDSNKLISDGILEAIYETRFTAYSAECSDLLMLAPSGGGR
- a CDS encoding cobalamin-binding protein encodes the protein MRKLLPILLVIVLVCVGMYAARQAQVDFGHHLTRQAAAVNRIVSLAPSITETVFALGAGDRLVGVTRYCCYPPEAKKIAKIGGYIDPNFEAIVRLKPDLVIVTVENKESAKKLTDLGLRVLTVNQNTIPGIIASITKIGHTIGADDRANKLVSGIQGRIDEVKRRTKGLNRPSVLISIGRSMGGGVSEIYVAGKNNFYDEIIGIAGGRNAYDSNIAKTPALSGEGITRLNPDIIIDLAPGKGKNRIEKSVGEWNTLSHVSAVKNNRVYTLTSDYVVVPGPRFIETLEDIARAIHPEIEWSRK
- a CDS encoding cob(I)yrinic acid a,c-diamide adenosyltransferase gives rise to the protein MSKGYVQVYTGNGKGKTTAALGLAMRAAGAGMRVFIGQFVKGMDYSELHSFAKLSDQITLKQFGRRCFIRNEPEMDDVLVARQGLDEVRRAVASGEYGLVIMDEANIATYYNLFSVDELLEIIDTKPEHVELVITGRYVDDRIVERADLVTEMREVKHYYTQGVLARAGIES